A part of Aegilops tauschii subsp. strangulata cultivar AL8/78 chromosome 2, Aet v6.0, whole genome shotgun sequence genomic DNA contains:
- the LOC109751769 gene encoding uncharacterized protein: MCGCDDCCGCISYRTRENIKYGCICFGVLAVLAVFAVLLAAYAFLRHVSITVEDASLTRFALLTTPVTALAYNLSLTLNVRNPNWAMSIKNTEPFEAAYKFDGQQFDRVQVSDKGDKHPPRKTMVYRLDSGSDGALVSLGNAGVVEYKEENETGVFEVEVALTRKVSYTARYTKCKIEATCKLKLKLVKPETTTVVFEKVKCKLEKADKNC; the protein is encoded by the coding sequence ATGTGCGGCTGCGACGATTGCTGCGGCTGCATCTCATACAGGACCagggagaacatcaagtacggcTGCATCTGCTTCGGCGTCCTCGCCGTCCTGGCCGTCTTTGCCGTCCTCCTGGCCGCCTACGCCTTCCTCCGCCACGTCAGCATCACCGTGGAGGACGCGTCGCTGACCAGGTTCGCACTGCTGACCACCCCGGTGACGGCGCTGGCGTACAATCTCTCGCTGACTCTCAACGTCCGCAACCCGAACTGGGCGATGAGCATCAAGAACACGGAGCCGTTCGAGGCCGCCTACAAGTTCGACGGCCAGCAGTTCGACCGCGTGCAGGTCTCTGACAAGGGCGACAAGCATCCCCCTCGGAAGACCATGGTTTACCGCCTTGACTCGGGATCAGACGGCGCCCTCGTGTCGCTGGGCAACGCCGGCGTGGTGGAGTACAAGGAGGAGAACGAGACAGGTGTGTTCGAGGTGGAGGTGGCGCTGACCCGCAAAGTGAGCTACACAGCGCGCTACACCAAGTGCAAGATCGAGGCCACCTGCAAGCTCAAGCTCAAGCTCGTGAAGCCCGAGACGACCACGGTGGTGTTCGAAAAAGTGAAATGCAAGCTAGAAAAGGCCGACAAAAACTGCTAG